The following coding sequences lie in one Pseudomonas svalbardensis genomic window:
- the ypfJ gene encoding KPN_02809 family neutral zinc metallopeptidase has product MLWKKGRRSDNVVDARGGGVGGGGMRFGGGKGLSLAAIILIVGIGWMTGQDPLQILGQLTGQMTEQSAPTTSETRKAPPATDEGAEFVRSILGDTEDTWGQIFQQAGRQYKEPTLVLFSNRVNSACGLATSATGPFYCPADQKVYLDMSFFQEMSQRFSAAGDFAQAYVIAHEIGHHVQTLLGVSAKIQTARQQGRQMEGDSGLLVRQELQADCLAGVWANNAQKRLNWLEPGDIEEALNAANAIGDDRLQQQGQGRVVPDSFTHGTSAQRVRWFKTGFAQGQVGQCDTFAAKNL; this is encoded by the coding sequence ATGCTATGGAAAAAAGGCCGACGCAGCGACAACGTGGTCGATGCCCGTGGTGGTGGTGTCGGCGGTGGCGGGATGCGCTTCGGTGGCGGCAAGGGTCTGAGCCTGGCGGCGATTATATTGATCGTCGGGATCGGCTGGATGACCGGCCAGGACCCGCTGCAAATCCTCGGGCAACTGACAGGTCAGATGACCGAGCAATCGGCACCGACCACCTCAGAAACTCGCAAGGCGCCGCCGGCCACTGATGAAGGAGCCGAGTTCGTGCGCTCGATCCTCGGCGATACCGAAGACACCTGGGGTCAGATTTTCCAGCAGGCCGGTCGTCAATATAAGGAGCCTACCCTGGTGCTGTTCAGCAACCGCGTCAACTCGGCCTGTGGCCTGGCGACATCGGCGACCGGTCCGTTCTATTGCCCGGCGGACCAGAAGGTCTACTTGGACATGAGTTTCTTCCAGGAAATGTCCCAACGTTTTTCCGCCGCAGGCGACTTCGCTCAGGCCTACGTGATCGCTCACGAAATCGGACACCATGTGCAGACCTTGCTCGGTGTGTCGGCGAAAATTCAGACCGCCCGCCAACAGGGCCGGCAGATGGAGGGCGACAGTGGTTTGCTGGTACGACAGGAACTGCAGGCCGATTGCCTCGCCGGAGTCTGGGCCAACAATGCGCAGAAACGGCTGAACTGGCTGGAACCCGGTGACATCGAAGAAGCCTTGAACGCCGCCAATGCCATCGGCGATGACCGCTTGCAACAGCAAGGTCAGGGGCGCGTGGTCCCGGACTCATTTACTCATGGTACGTCGGCGCAAAGGGTGCGCTGGTTCAAAACCGGATTCGCGCAAGGCCAGGTCGGCCAGTGCGATACCTTTGCAGCGAAAAACCTATAA
- a CDS encoding alpha/beta fold hydrolase: protein MNKWLLALLITCASAQAAEHAVKEVSPGRLLLTSGEIAVGIGPAPTKIERVLIIIHGRLRNADTYRQSAVHAAEQAGQSASTLVLAPQFLNETDIATHPVADSVLRWQGNDWMAGGLSTAPFSLSSYAALDEIIARIGDRKQFPDVKQIVIAGHSGGAQVVQRYALLGHDQPALKAANIQVRYVIANPSSYAYFDERRPVAFSHAGCPNFNRWKYGLADLPAYAEGQTAKQLKENYVKRDVVYLLGQQDSDPKQPALDKSCEAQAQGANRLARGRNYFASLKRLHPQGLSQQLIEVPGVGHDGDGMFNSPQGQKALFGQ from the coding sequence ATGAATAAGTGGCTGTTAGCTCTACTGATCACCTGCGCAAGCGCCCAGGCTGCCGAGCATGCGGTCAAGGAGGTCAGCCCCGGACGCTTGCTGTTGACTTCAGGTGAAATCGCGGTGGGCATCGGCCCGGCGCCGACGAAAATCGAACGCGTGCTGATCATCATCCATGGTCGATTGCGCAATGCCGACACCTATCGCCAGAGCGCCGTGCACGCGGCCGAACAGGCTGGGCAAAGCGCGAGCACCTTGGTGCTCGCCCCGCAATTTCTCAATGAAACCGACATCGCGACCCATCCCGTGGCTGACAGCGTATTGCGCTGGCAGGGCAATGACTGGATGGCGGGCGGTTTATCCACCGCTCCGTTTTCCCTGAGTTCCTACGCGGCGCTCGACGAAATCATCGCCCGAATCGGCGATCGAAAACAGTTTCCGGACGTGAAGCAGATTGTCATTGCCGGTCACTCCGGCGGCGCTCAGGTGGTGCAGCGATACGCGTTGCTGGGCCACGATCAGCCAGCGCTCAAGGCGGCCAACATACAGGTGCGTTACGTCATTGCCAACCCGTCGTCTTATGCGTACTTCGATGAACGACGGCCAGTGGCGTTCAGCCACGCCGGTTGCCCGAATTTCAATCGCTGGAAATATGGACTGGCGGATTTACCCGCCTATGCCGAAGGGCAAACCGCCAAGCAGTTGAAGGAAAACTACGTCAAACGCGATGTCGTTTACCTACTCGGGCAGCAGGACAGCGACCCGAAGCAGCCGGCGCTGGATAAAAGCTGTGAGGCCCAAGCCCAGGGAGCCAATCGATTGGCTCGCGGGCGCAATTATTTTGCTTCTCTGAAGCGGCTGCATCCTCAAGGATTGAGTCAGCAGCTGATTGAAGTGCCTGGGGTCGGGCATGATGGGGATGGGATGTTTAACTCGCCGCAGGGGCAGAAGGCGTTGTTCGGTCAGTGA
- a CDS encoding HAD family hydrolase, translated as MSLAEVRHWVFDMDGTLTVAVHDFAAIRVALAIPAEDDILTHLAALPADEAAAKHAWLLEHERDLALGSKAAPGAVELVRELAGRGYRLGILTRNARELAHVTLEAIGLADCFAVEDVLGRDEAPPKPHPGGLLKLAQAWHVPASEMVMVGDYRFDLDCGRAAGARTVLVNLPDNPWPELADWHAADCVALREMLSA; from the coding sequence ATGAGCCTGGCCGAGGTGCGGCACTGGGTGTTCGACATGGACGGCACCCTGACGGTGGCCGTGCATGACTTCGCGGCGATCCGCGTGGCGTTGGCGATTCCTGCCGAAGACGACATCCTGACCCACCTCGCCGCGCTGCCGGCCGATGAAGCCGCCGCCAAACATGCTTGGTTGCTGGAACACGAACGGGACCTGGCGCTGGGGTCGAAAGCAGCACCGGGCGCGGTAGAACTGGTGCGTGAGCTGGCCGGGCGCGGTTATCGCCTGGGCATTCTCACGCGCAATGCTCGCGAACTGGCGCACGTCACGCTGGAAGCGATCGGCCTGGCCGACTGCTTCGCGGTGGAGGATGTGCTGGGTCGTGATGAAGCACCGCCAAAACCGCATCCCGGTGGTTTGCTGAAGTTGGCCCAGGCCTGGCATGTACCGGCCAGTGAGATGGTGATGGTCGGTGACTACCGCTTTGATCTGGATTGCGGTCGGGCGGCAGGGGCGCGGACGGTGTTGGTGAACCTGCCGGATAATCCCTGGCCTGAGTTGGCGGATTGGCATGCCGCCGATTGCGTGGCGTTGCGGGAAATGTTGTCGGCTTGA
- the tesB gene encoding acyl-CoA thioesterase II produces the protein MSQVLDDLVDLLTLEPIEENLFRGRSQDLGFRQLFGGQVIGQSLSAASQTVEEARHVHSMHGYFLRPGDSALPVVYQVDRVRDGGSFSTRRVTAIQKGNPIFTCSASFQYDEEGFQHQSEMPTVVGPENLPSELELAQQRAHLIPEHMREKLLCPKPIEFRPITEKDPYNPQPSDPIKYVWFRADGALADSPALHKYLLAYASDFGLLTTSMQPHGKSVWQKDMQVASLDHALWFHQDLRADDWLLYAMDSPWAGNSRGFSRGSVFNRAGQLVASVTQEGLIRHRKDWA, from the coding sequence ATGAGCCAAGTGTTGGATGATCTGGTTGACCTGCTGACCCTGGAACCGATTGAAGAAAACCTGTTCCGTGGCCGCAGCCAGGACCTGGGTTTTCGTCAGCTGTTCGGCGGTCAGGTGATCGGTCAGTCCCTGTCGGCGGCCAGTCAGACGGTCGAAGAAGCGCGCCATGTGCATTCGATGCACGGTTATTTCCTGCGTCCCGGCGATTCCGCGTTGCCTGTGGTTTATCAGGTTGATCGGGTGCGCGACGGCGGCAGTTTCAGCACGCGTCGAGTGACGGCGATCCAGAAGGGCAACCCGATTTTCACCTGCAGTGCTTCGTTCCAGTACGACGAAGAAGGCTTCCAGCATCAGTCCGAGATGCCAACCGTAGTTGGCCCGGAAAACCTGCCGTCAGAGCTGGAGCTTGCTCAGCAACGTGCACACCTGATTCCCGAGCACATGCGTGAAAAGCTGCTGTGCCCGAAACCGATCGAGTTCCGCCCGATCACCGAGAAAGATCCCTACAACCCGCAGCCGTCCGATCCGATCAAGTACGTCTGGTTTCGCGCCGACGGTGCCTTGGCCGACTCCCCGGCGCTGCATAAATACCTGCTGGCCTACGCCTCGGATTTCGGCCTGCTGACCACGTCGATGCAGCCCCATGGCAAATCGGTCTGGCAGAAAGACATGCAGGTCGCCAGCCTCGATCACGCGCTGTGGTTCCATCAGGATCTACGTGCCGATGATTGGTTGCTGTATGCGATGGACAGTCCTTGGGCGGGCAACTCGCGCGGTTTCTCCCGTGGCAGCGTGTTCAATCGTGCCGGGCAACTGGTGGCGTCGGTCACTCAGGAAGGCCTGATTCGCCACCGTAAGGATTGGGCATGA
- a CDS encoding GNAT family N-acetyltransferase has translation MEPILELESARLLLRQWSDEDLPEFAAMCADPQVMRYFPAPLSRLESASLIGRIRGHFAEHGFGLWALERKDTGAFIGFTGLAEVGFDARFTPSTEIGWRLAREHWGLGYASEAAWTALRCGFDRLALKEIVSFTTETNTPSQKVMQAIGMHHDSADDFDHPMLAADHPLRHHALYRITREQWLQTLHG, from the coding sequence ATGGAACCGATACTGGAACTCGAGAGCGCACGACTGCTGTTGCGGCAGTGGAGCGATGAGGATTTGCCGGAGTTTGCGGCGATGTGCGCCGATCCACAGGTGATGCGATATTTTCCGGCGCCTTTAAGTCGTCTGGAAAGTGCCTCGCTGATCGGACGGATTCGTGGCCATTTTGCCGAGCATGGCTTCGGTCTCTGGGCGCTGGAACGCAAGGACACCGGGGCATTTATCGGTTTTACCGGGCTCGCAGAGGTCGGCTTCGACGCGCGTTTTACCCCGTCCACCGAAATCGGCTGGCGTCTGGCCCGAGAGCACTGGGGCCTTGGCTACGCCAGTGAAGCGGCGTGGACCGCTCTGCGCTGCGGGTTTGACCGGTTGGCGCTGAAAGAGATCGTGTCCTTCACCACCGAAACCAACACGCCGTCGCAGAAAGTCATGCAGGCAATCGGCATGCACCATGATTCAGCCGATGATTTCGACCACCCGATGCTCGCGGCCGATCATCCCCTGCGTCACCATGCGCTGTACCGCATCACCCGTGAACAATGGCTGCAAACCTTGCATGGATAA
- a CDS encoding histone deacetylase family protein has protein sequence MPLPLIYHEDYSPEFPADHRFPMDKFRLLRDHLVDSGLTRDADLLRPDLCPPEILALAHDPAYIERYMGGELSREDQRRLGLPWSEALARRTVRAVGGSLLAAEQALEHGLACHLAGGTHHAHYDHPAGFCIFNDLAVISHFLLESGRVNRVLIFDCDVHQGDGTARILHNTPEAVTVSLHCEKNFPARKAESDWDIPLPKGMGDADYLKVVDDALNYLLPLYQPDLVLYDAGVDVHKDDALGYLKLTDEGVAARDESVMRHCLGRDIPVVGVIGGGYSKDRKALARRHGILHRSAQRVWQSSGCH, from the coding sequence ATGCCCCTGCCCCTGATCTACCACGAAGACTACAGTCCCGAGTTCCCGGCGGATCACCGCTTCCCCATGGACAAGTTTCGCCTGCTGCGCGATCACCTGGTGGACAGCGGACTGACCCGGGACGCTGACCTGCTGCGCCCCGACCTCTGCCCGCCAGAGATTCTCGCGCTCGCACATGACCCTGCGTATATCGAACGCTACATGGGCGGTGAGTTGTCCCGCGAAGACCAGCGGCGCCTCGGTCTACCCTGGAGCGAAGCGCTGGCCCGGCGCACAGTACGTGCGGTTGGCGGCTCGCTGCTGGCGGCCGAGCAGGCGCTGGAACATGGTTTGGCCTGTCACCTGGCCGGCGGCACCCATCACGCTCACTACGACCATCCTGCCGGGTTCTGCATCTTCAATGACCTGGCGGTGATCAGCCATTTCCTGCTGGAAAGCGGCCGTGTGAATCGGGTGCTGATCTTCGACTGCGATGTGCATCAAGGCGACGGGACCGCACGGATTCTGCACAACACTCCGGAAGCGGTGACCGTTTCCCTGCACTGCGAGAAGAACTTTCCTGCACGCAAAGCCGAAAGTGACTGGGACATTCCACTGCCCAAGGGCATGGGCGATGCCGACTACCTGAAGGTGGTGGACGATGCGCTGAATTATTTGCTGCCGCTCTATCAACCGGATCTGGTGCTGTACGACGCCGGCGTCGATGTGCATAAAGATGACGCGCTCGGCTACCTGAAGCTGACAGACGAAGGCGTCGCCGCTCGCGATGAAAGTGTGATGCGTCATTGCCTGGGGCGGGATATTCCGGTGGTCGGGGTGATCGGCGGCGGCTACAGCAAGGACCGCAAGGCGTTGGCGCGCCGTCATGGGATCCTGCACCGCAGTGCGCAAAGGGTCTGGCAGTCATCAGGTTGTCATTGA
- a CDS encoding TIGR03862 family flavoprotein, which yields MTQPSTTSSSHVAIIGGGPAGLMAAEVLSQAGIKVDLYDGMPSVGRKFLLAGVGGMNITHSEAYPAFLSRYAERAPQIAPLLRSFGAEALCQWIHDLGIETFVGSSGRVFPTDMKAAPLLRAWLKRLRDSGVVIHTRHRWLGWDDSGGLRIDSPEGEKTVKPDATLLALGGGSWSRLGSDGAWMLPLEQRGVGLAPLQPSNCGFEVQAWSELMVSKFAGAPLKNIAIGLNDDVPRLGECVITATGIEGSLIYALSAPIREAINQHGSATIHLDLLPGKPVDKVQAALSKPRGSRSMAKHLHSQLGIDGVKAALLRELTPAECFADPAQLAKAIKALPLTLVKTRPLDEAISTAGGVMFESMDERLMLKQLPGVFCAGEMLDWEAPTGGYLLTACFASGRAAGLGMVEWLKRMA from the coding sequence ATGACTCAGCCTTCGACAACTTCCTCTTCTCACGTTGCCATCATCGGCGGCGGCCCCGCCGGCTTGATGGCGGCCGAAGTGCTGAGCCAGGCGGGGATCAAGGTCGATCTGTACGACGGCATGCCTTCGGTGGGGCGAAAATTCCTGCTGGCCGGTGTGGGAGGCATGAACATCACCCATTCCGAAGCCTACCCGGCATTTCTCTCACGCTACGCCGAACGCGCGCCGCAGATTGCGCCGCTATTGCGGTCATTTGGCGCTGAGGCGCTGTGCCAATGGATTCATGACCTGGGCATCGAAACCTTTGTCGGCAGTTCCGGCCGAGTCTTTCCTACAGACATGAAAGCCGCCCCTCTGTTGCGCGCCTGGCTCAAACGTCTGCGAGACAGCGGCGTCGTTATCCACACCCGTCACCGCTGGCTCGGCTGGGATGACAGCGGTGGATTGCGTATCGACAGCCCCGAAGGCGAAAAAACCGTCAAGCCTGACGCAACCTTGCTGGCCCTGGGTGGCGGCAGCTGGTCGCGGCTCGGCTCGGACGGCGCCTGGATGCTGCCACTGGAACAACGCGGCGTAGGACTCGCGCCGCTGCAACCGAGTAATTGCGGCTTCGAGGTGCAGGCCTGGAGCGAGTTGATGGTCAGCAAATTCGCCGGCGCACCGCTGAAAAACATCGCCATTGGCCTCAATGACGACGTACCGCGGCTCGGGGAATGTGTGATCACGGCAACCGGGATTGAAGGCAGTTTGATCTACGCCTTGTCGGCGCCGATCCGCGAAGCCATCAATCAGCACGGCTCGGCGACCATTCACCTCGACCTGTTGCCGGGCAAGCCTGTGGATAAGGTTCAGGCTGCGCTGAGCAAACCGCGCGGTTCACGCTCGATGGCTAAACACCTGCACAGTCAGCTTGGGATCGATGGTGTGAAAGCGGCATTGCTGCGCGAACTCACTCCGGCCGAATGCTTCGCTGATCCGGCGCAGCTGGCCAAAGCGATCAAAGCGCTGCCACTGACACTGGTGAAAACCCGCCCACTGGACGAGGCCATCAGCACTGCGGGTGGCGTGATGTTCGAGTCGATGGATGAGCGTTTGATGCTCAAGCAACTGCCTGGCGTATTTTGCGCGGGGGAAATGCTGGATTGGGAAGCGCCGACGGGCGGCTATCTGCTGACGGCTTGTTTCGCCAGTGGGCGAGCGGCAGGGCTGGGGATGGTGGAGTGGTTGAAGCGAATGGCGTGA